Below is a genomic region from Oncorhynchus gorbuscha isolate QuinsamMale2020 ecotype Even-year unplaced genomic scaffold, OgorEven_v1.0 Un_scaffold_13610, whole genome shotgun sequence.
agggagaaagagagggagagggggagagagagggagagagaggagagagaaagagagggagagagagagagagggagtaaggagagggagaggggagagagagggagagagagagggagagaagaaagaggagagggggagagagagggagagagagagagaaagagaaattgggaaattaattgagagagagagagagagagagagagagggaggagagagagagaggagagagagagggagagggggagagagggagagggagagggggagagagagggagagggggagagagaggggagagagagagagagagagagagagagagagagagaaacattgaaatgaattgagagagaggggagggaggggaagaggggggagagagaggggagagagggagagagaaagagagggagagggggagagagggagagagagagagaaagagaaattgaaattaattgagagagagagagagagagagagagagagagagagagagagagagagggagagagagagagagagagggagagagagagagggagggagagagggagagggagaggggagagagagggagagggagagggggagagagagagagggggagagagagagagagagagacatgagagagaaacattgaatgaattgagagagagggagaggaagagaggggagagagggagagagagagagagagagagagggggagagagagagagagagagaaagagagggagagggggagagagaggaagagagagagagtgagtgaaagagagagagggagagagggaaagaggggggggagagatatgtctctatgtgtgtgtgtgtttgtgtccctgtgtgtgtttgcgtgtataCTCACCTGGTCGAGCATGGCCttggtgtgtgtttgcgtgtataCTCACCTGGTCGAGCATGGCCttggtgtgtgtttgcgtgtataCTCACCTGGTCGAGCATGGCCTTGGTGTGTCTTTGCGTGTGTACTCACCTGGTCGAGCATGGCCTTGGTGTGTCTTTGCGTGTGTACTCACCTGGTCGAGCATGGCCttggtgtgtgtttgcgtgtgtactCACCTGGTCGAGCATGGCCTTGGTGTGTGCCGCAGACAGACAGAAGCGTGCCCGTGCCTCTGTGATGGGCGTAGCAGggaaccccaccaccaccactcctatCTTCCTCTTCAGCATGGCGCGAGAGAAAGCCCTACAGAGGCAGAACACAGTCACAGGAAGGTAATTGTGAAAGACAAGGCGCAGGCAGGAATGAACGTACCAATGGTTCAAAGGGCTGTTCAGTAACCTGCCTGAACCACCATGAAATACACAACTGGATGTGTTAAACAGAACCACCTTACAGTGTGACCCTGGACGTAGTGTGACCCTGGACGTAGTGTGACCCTGGACGTAGTGTGACCCTGGACGTAGTGTGACCCTGGACGTAGTGTGACCCTGGACGTAGTGTGACCCTGGGCGTAGTGTGACCCTGGACGTAGTGTGACCCTAGTGTGTGACCCTGACCCTGGACGTAGTGTGACCCTGGACGTAGTGTGACCCTGGACGTAGTGTGACCCTGGACGTAGTGTGACCCTGAACGTAGTGTGACCCTGAACGTAGTGTGACCCTGGACGTAGTGTGACCCTGGACGTAGTGTGACCCTGAACATACACCATGACCCTGAACATACACCATGACCCTGAACATACAGTTTGACCCTGAACATACACCATGACCCTGAACATACACCAGTTTGACCCTGAACATACACTATGACCTGAACATACAGTTTGACCCTGAACATACACCATGACCCTGAACATACAGTTTGACCCTGAACATACACCATGACCCTGAACATACAGTTTGAACATGACCCTGAACATACAGTATGACCCTGAACATACAGTATGACCCTGAACCAGTATGACCCTGAACATACACCATGACCCTGAACATACAGTATGACCCTGAACATACAGTATGACCCTGAACATACACCACCCTGACCCTGAACATACAGTATGACCCTGAACATACAGTATGACCCTGAACATACACCATGACCCTGAACATACACCATGACCCTGAACATACACTATGACCCTGAACATACAGTTTGACCCTGAACATACAGTATGACCCTGAACATACACCATGACCCTGAACATACAGTTTGACCCTGAACATACAGTATGACCCTGAACATGAACATACAGTATGACCCTGAACATACAGTTTGACCCTGAACAACAGTATGACCAGTTTGTTTGACCTTGTTTACTACGCGCTCACATGATCAAACCACATGGTAGCATTTGATCAGCACATTTTCTGCTATTTGTCCTTGGTGCCACTGAGTGGAATGGTAAAGATGGACATTGGCTCCCTGACAATTAACCTAGTTTTCCACCAGAAACTAGGACAGCAGTCGACCAGTGATGACATCATAGTAGAAGGAAGCCCAGTATACAAGGTCCTCCAGCTGCTCAACAGGGTTCGTTGTTATCCTGCCAGAAGGCTGTTATCTTTGGGACGCATCTGAAAGTGTCTGTCCTGTGTGAATACGATCCTCGCCTGCTACATTTTATATGATTCACTGACTGATTCACTGTCTGATTCACTGACTGATTCACTGACTGATTCACTGTCTGATTCACTGACTGATTCACTGACTGATTCACTGTCTGATTCACTGACTGATTCACTGACTGATTCACTGTCTGATTCACTGACTGATTCACTGTCTGATTCACTGACTGATTCACTGTCTGATTCACTGTCTGATTCACTGTCTGATTCACTGACTGATTCACTGTCTGATTCACTGACTGATTCACTGACTGATTCACTCACTGATTCACTGACTGATTCACTGTCTGATTCACTGACTGATTCACTGACTGATTCACTGACTGATTCACTGTCTGATTCACTGACTGATTCACTGACTGATTCACTCACTGATTCACTGACTGATTCATCTGGACACAGTAAACATGGCCGCTGTTCAAAGTCATCTTGAAAAGACACTCAATATTGaccctttttgttgttgttgttgttgttgttgaccccTAGTAAAATGACCACCTGCTTTCCAACAACAGATATAGTAGCTGTATGACAATTAGTCCAAGTGACTCGATCAATTGAAACAGCAAAAAGATCATGGCCAATAGCTGACCTGTAGTAAATACATTCAGACATTGTTGTGGCCCCTCGAGCGAACCAATTTTACCATATCTGcagctatactgtactgtgtatgtcCCCAGAAGGCAAGATGAGGTAGACACACAAAGTGAAAGCAGATTTCCTCTATGAGTTATTTTATTTTGTCTGGGTCTGATGGTGGTGGTAGACTACATACGCCCCCTAGTGGCAAGGATTATATTCCTAATCTAATATACCATCTAGcagacttttatccaaagcgatttacacCCACGAGGTGCATGAATGTTTACCAGTCGgctggtcccgggaatcgaacccactacccttggcgttacaagcaccacgTTCAACCAACTGTGAGCTACAAAAGGACCACAATCTAACCTCTCCTTTCATTCCTTCCACAATAAAATATACAAATGTATGAAAGGTACGCTCTGATACCTATATCACTTGTCCCAGCATGTAGAACAGAGGGGTTAGAAAGCAGTGCATTGTCCCTGTCGAATAAACCAAATGAAAGGAACTTACACAACTTTTCCTggcatgtagagcagaattgggACCACAGGAGAATCATCGTTACCATAGATGATGAAGCCCATCTCTTGAAGACGAGACCTGAAGTAGCGTGTGTTCTCTGCCAGCTGGTGCACCCTGGCCTGACCTACAGAGACAGAGTTAATATGGGGTTAGGGCTAGTAGTTATGGGGTCCAACCCTGGAGAGAGTTAATATGGGGTTAGGGCTAGTAGTTATGGGGTCCAACCCTGGAGAGAGTTAATATGGGGTTAGGGCTAGTGGTGATGGGGTCTATTAATATGGGGTTAGGGCTAGTGGTGATGGGGTCTATTAATATGGGGTTAGGGCTAGTGGTGATGGGGTCTATTAATATGGGGTTAGGGCTAGTGGTGATGGGGTCTAACCCTGGAGAGAGTTAATATGGGGTTAGGGCTAGTGGTGATGGGGTCTAACCCTGGAGAGAGTTAATATGGGGTTAGGGCTAGTGGTGATGGGGTCTAACCCTGGAGAGAGTTAATATGGGGTTAGGGCTAGTGGTGACGGGGTCTAACCCTGGAGAAATTAATATGGGGTTAGGGCTAGTGGTGATGGGGTCTATTAATATGGGGTTAGGGCTAGTGGTGATGGGGTCTAACCCTGGAGAGAGTTAATATGGGGTTAGGGCTAGTGGTGACGGGGTCTAACCCTGGAGAAGTTAATATGGGGTTAGGGCTAGTGGTGATGGGGTCTAACCCTGGAGAGAGTTAATATGGGGTTAGGGCTAGTGGTGATGGGGTCTAACCCTGGAGAGAGTTAATATGGGGTTAGGGCTAGTGGTGATGGGGTCTAACCCTGGAGAGGGTTAATATGGGGTTAGGGCTAGTGGTGATGGGGTCTAACCCTGGAGAGAGGATTAATATGGGGTTAGGGCTAGTGGTGTGAGGGTCTATTAATATGGGTTAGGGCGAGTGGTGACGGGGTCTAACCCTGGAAGAAGTTAATATGGAGTTAGGGCTAGTGGTGATGGGGTCTATTAATATGGGGTTAGGGCTAGTGGTGATGAGGTCTAACCCTGGAGAGAGATTAATATGGGTTTAGGGCTAGTGGTGATGGGGTCTAACCCTGGAGGGTTAATATGGGGTTAGGGCTAGTGGTGATGGGGTCTAACCCTGGAGAGAGTTAATATGGGGTTAGGGCTAGTGGTGACGGGGTCCTAACCCTGGAGAAGAGTTAGCAATATGGGGTTAGGGCTAGTGGTGATGGGGCTAACCCTGGGAAGTTAATATGGAGTTAGGGCTAGTGGTGATGGGGGTCTAACCCTGGAGAGTTAATATGGGGTTAGGGCTAGTGGTGACAGGGTCTAACCCTGGAAAGTTAATATGGGGTTAGGGCTAGTGGTGATCGGGTCTATTAATATGGGGTTAGGGCTAGTGGTGATGGGGTCTGTGTATGGGGTTAGGGCTAGTGGTGACGGGGTCTAACCCTGGAAGTTAATATGGGGTTAGGGCGAGTGGTGACGGGGTCTAACCCTGGAGAGAAGATTAATATGGGGTTAGGGCTAGTGGTGATGGGGTCTAACCCTGGAAGATAATATGGGGTTAGGGCTAGTGGTGATGAGGTCTAACCCAAGAAGTTAATATGGGGTTAGGGCTAGTGGTGATGGGGTCTAACCCTGGAGAGAGGATTAATATGGGGTTAGGGCTAGTGGTGATGAGGTCTAACCCTGAGAGAGATTAATATGGGGTTAGGGCTAGTGGTGATGAGGTCTAACCCTGAAGAGGATTAATATGggggtcacatccctgaccatggaaagctttattttctatggtagagtaggtcagggcatgactgggggctgttctagtttatattttccatgtggggttctaggtttgaTTTGCTATGTTAAGTAGGTCAGGGCATGATTGGGGGgctgttctagtttatattttccatgtggggttctaggtttgattttctatggtagagtaggtcaggcaTGACTGGGGgctgttctagtttatattttccatgtggggttctaggtttgattttttctatgttggtgatttgtatggttcccaattagaggcaactgATTATGCGTTGTCTCTGGTGGGATCATAATTAAGTATAATTTTTCCCACCTGTGCGTtctgggatattgtttatgttggGGTTAGTGCACATAGCACCTCAGGAGTCACGGTctgttcgtttattgttttgttaagtTTCACTAATAAAGTATGTGGAACTCATATCGCCGCTGTGTCTTGGTCCGACCATTATTACGAACACGTGACAGTTATCTAGCATCCAGAATAATCCCCAGTGCAGCAACCCTGGATCAGTTAAGTGTTTCGCATCGAGTTGATTTGAGCGATACCTAGAATCCCAACTTCTTCCTGTCAGCCTTGGGATTCAAACCGGCAACACTTTGGTAACAGTTCCGCCTGGCTAACCTTTGGTTACCTGTCACCCCCAGAAGATGAGGCCCACGGTGGTGTAGGGAACCATCACGGAGGAGTAATACTTCATAGCACTGGAGCCATTATAGAACACTGTCTCTTCTACATCGTTTTAGTCAGCTTGAACCACATGTAGGTTT
It encodes:
- the LOC124030667 gene encoding serine palmitoyltransferase 3-like, translated to MGFIIYGNDDSPVVPILLYMPGKVVAFSRAMLKRKIGVVVVGFPATPITEARARFCLSAAHTKAMLDQVSTHANTHQGHARPGEYTRKDTPRPCSTR